The nucleotide sequence CTTTTGGCCATCGGACCCGTTTCCCCTTCGCTTTTCCTGCGGGAAGCTGGGCATTTCCAGTTCTATCAGTTCTTCAGCTCTTTGTTCTTGGCATAGGTCAGGGCGAGGGGGTCTGTGGCCGCACATTATAAAAGGCCATGGCCGGGCAGCGTTGGCCACCAGTTTCCTTGAAGTGGTCGCCGTGTTAACACTCAACTCTCAAGAGCCCTGCAGCACTGCCATTGTGTTCAGACAGACTAGTGATAATTTAGATTCTTCTCGAGCGGATTGCGGATCGTGTGGCCCTAATAGAACTCTGCCAAACTACCTGCCTTGACTTGGGAAAGCAGTGAAAGGCCATCAAACCACTAAAAGGTAAGTCTGTCCCCCAATTGGGGCTATTCAATTTACATTTACTCTCGTCTCGGGGTCGAGAAAGTTACGCCTAGGCTTAATTTTGATAGTTAGCTTACTTCGAGCTGGTTTCGCTAAGCTCTTAAATTCCTTTTATGGGGTCGCAAGTGAGCCACGACATTAACCTTCTGAGCTAGAGGGTTAGGTAAGCTATAAAACCGTCGCAAGAAAGTAAAATCATCCGAGATTAAAAGCTGAAACGAAGCTTAAAACTTTCAAAGTAGAAGGGCAAGAGTTAAGAAACATACCAAGGAATTGAATTTAAACATatcgaaaaaaatataaaagataaATAAGTTCAACCCATTGAATTGGCTTCCTGACAATGGAATAGTTACTTCTTTATTTTACGGAAGTTTTAGAATTAATTAATGTTATATACCAAAGCAACAACATACTAGGAGATGCAGTTTTTAATATTAgctagtttttttttaatatttacgTTACTAACTAATTTAACTATTGTTAAATGTAACtcataacatttttttgtgtttaggaacgttaatattttattaaaatattttacttagGCTTCCAAAATTAAAACCTTGTCAAAAGCATTATTTTTAACTTATCATAGTTGTTTATCAAAAAGGTAGGCTAcgtaaaaaataatttatttaggGCTTAGTTATATAATTGCTTATTagtaacaaaataaaacaaaatttaaaaataatttcctATAATAAAAAGAAAGAACTAGGATCGgggtttttataaaaaacttttatttaattttttttttacatactttTAAGGACGCTAGGATACAATTtctaaacataaatatttagtAAGTAATCTTAATTCGCAGGAACTAAGATTATGATTATTGTTTGTGCACCCAATCGAACTTTTCCCAGCTCCAATGAAAATGTTCCTTTCCCACAAACAAAAGACTTACGCAACGAACTTGCCAAGTACTTGGACCACACAAAGAACATTCTTCGAGGGGTGGGGGACGGCAAACTTGACTATCAAGTACCGATTTAAGCCATAAAGCTGCTCCCTGTCATTAGCTAGTATCTACACTAGAAGTGCTCGGCGAAGAAGTTCCATTGGCCTGGCCAATCAATTGCAAACCGGTTGATAGTCCCTCGATCCATGTACGTTCGAGGAGCATCCTGTCCGACCAGCAACATGCAATTATACACGGACACACACAGTCGCGCAGAATAACGTTAAATTTAGAATGGACTTTGGTGTGGCTAAAAATAAACCATCGGCTAGACCCGTTTGCAGCCATCGGGACAAAAAGAGGATAGGTACATATTATAGGGTTAAGCTTCAGCCATCTTGAACCGAACGTCGTGCAATTGCAACTATACAATTAAAACCCTCTTGAAGTTTTGTAAAAAGGAAAATTCTTTTTAAGGGAAGCTATTTTAAGATAATAATTTTCAGAATTCCAAAATAAAAGAGTCAGAGGTTATACCAGGTTAAATTTCAGGGTGATACACAAACGCCTTGAAATTGAAATTCCGTTCTAACCTGTTATAGATTATTTAAAGATTAAACATtagtactactactactactttaatatttgtatattttatatatttttaattaatgcTATTTAATAGTTAAAACTAGAGGGTTTATTATAGATTATAGCAGCTGTAGGCCTTAAGCTCTTATTAtcttctttttaaaaatcctGAGAGCCCTTCAATTGATTTTCATCCCCTCCCCCTCTTGCAGAATGTTCCTTCTCGCGGCATTTTGCCTGGCTCTGACGGCGATGGGCGGTCAGGCCAGGCCCCTGGAGCCCACGGCCCAGCACATCGTGATCGTGACCCCGCAGGCGCAGGTTCATCTGGAGCCAGCCCTTCGCTACGTCCACGGACTGTCGCCCCTGGCCCGCGTGTCCTCGCCCCACCACCATGAGGAGACCATCGTTTATGTCCCGGCCGGATCTACTGCCCAGGTGGTGCCAGTGGTGGATGCCGTGGGATCTGGCCGCGCTGGCGGTGCGCCGGAGACCAAGCAGTGGGAGAACACCGGCGAGATTGCCAACCAGATTCAGCAGGTTTCCCAGCAGGGTGTCGAGATCGTGAGCGGTCAGTTGAGCGAGGCGGCGGCATCCGCAGCCTCCGCCGGAGCGGGCTTCTTCCCCTCCCTGTTCCCGCCCAGCGGTTCCAAGAAGGAGGAGCAGCAACTACTGCAGAGTCTGAAGGGCGATAAGATTGAGCTGATCGAAACGCCCGCCAATACGCAGCCTTTGATTGCCACCGAAGCCAGGCACTTCTACAGCATTCCCCAGGTCTATCACACTCCGGTGGTGGATGTGGTCCATGGACCACTCTACACCTGGCCGATTTCCGCCATCCGGGCACGCAGCATCCAGCAGGAACCGGAAGCGGAGTTGACAGCCGCCGAGCCTGCTCTGAAGCAAACCTTGAAGGCTGAGCCGGAACCACAGGCCTTGTTGAAGGAACAGCCCCTGCTGAAAGAGCAGTCCCTGCTGAAGGAGCAGCCACAGCCACTGCTCAAGGAACAGCCCCTGGAGAAGGTGTCTTCGGAGCAGAAGCCCATCATTCCCGATGCCAGTGAGCAGAAGGCTGAATTTGCAGGACGGCTCCTGGAGAGCAATGCCATCAAGCAGGAACTGAAGGGTGCCGAGATTGCCAAGGAGCAGCTAAAGGAGGATTGTGAGTAATAAGGGTTTTCCAGTTTTAAATACCATTCTAACTATGATATCTTCCCACAGCAGCCAAGATCCAACAGCAGGAGGAGCTGATCAAGACCATTCAGGCCGAGCCGCTGATCAAGACCATCCAGCCTGAGCCACTGACCAAGACCCTGCCCGCTGAGGCCATCCAGGCCATcgagctgcagcagcagccgaAGCAGCAGGAGATCCAGCAGATCATTCCGGCGCAGAACGCCGAGATCATCGCCGATGCCATTGTGCCGCAGGCTTAGAGCCCCGGCCGGAACCAGAACTCATCTCTGAATCTCACTCATCCCTTGGGCAGCTTTGGTTCTTCGACTGATTCTCATCGCTGGCCCGGCACAGAAGATGACCGGGCCACGGGGTATACCCACATCCAACATCACCCACCAATCGTACATTTAATTACTAACACAGAACACACGCATCCGCacacattttccattttccagaCATTAATTAACAGAAGCGAAACGAGAAAGAGACATTCATTCATAATTATCATCACGAAACGTTCGtattcatcatcatcattacaTATTCATTAACCATAACATTGAAAACGTAAAACAGAACAATAAAAAAGTGAATGTAAAATGTAGAAAGGAGGGAGTGGAAGTTCTAGATGGCTGGGGACATAAATATGGGAAAATTAAGCTTCTTTATGAATGTGGAAAAGATCATTAAGAAAGAGATCTGTAACTATTAGAGTTACCTTTGATTAAACATATAATATTTCAATTTGATAATATTTCAATCATAATTTTTTCCAGCCTTAAAGTTATAGAAAATGTCTGTTACCGACTTTAAGTTTCATGTGAAATCCCTTGACATGTTTTCACATttacaaaaacattttattgagGCACCTTTACTCCCGATTACGTAATGATAATGACCCTCAAAATTTGGGGAGCTACTTGCGCAGTCCGGCAAATTCCACggcaacataaaaatattgcaaCTATTACACGGTCGGGTAAATAAAATCATAAATCGCCCGATTCACAGCACTGCATACAAAGTAACTCCAAAACGTGCCCCGATATTCACAAACGAGggttaaatatattcaaaaaCCTTTTTGAGTACGGCACTTTTATTGACTTACTTAGCTAGGGGAATAAATATGTAATAAATAGAGCGATGACTAATCCGTATCATCTCCCACAGTAATATAGGCATCCTGTTCTCCCACGACTATCAGTTCTTCTTTGTCCTCTGTTCTTAGGGTAGTTACATCCGTAGAATCCTCCGACGGTTCGCTGGTAGTGGGTTCTATACGCTGCAGGGGTTTACTGGTATCCGTATAGCGGTAGACCGAAAAGTAAGTTTGAATGCGTTGAATGATATTCTCCAATATGGGCGGAAACTTGTGCTCCACACCGTCTCCATAGATCTTAAACTCGAATCGGGTTTCGCCATTAGTTTCGGCAATCTTTGAGGGATTGAGCTTGAGGGCCTGAAGAATTCCTCGTAGCATTAGAAGATTTTGCAGGTTGCTGCCACTCTGGTTGGGAGCCCTTCTGAGAATGAGGGAACCATTGGGCTTGAACTCCAGATAACCAAATTTCTCCGTATCCATGGGCAGGGCCTGATTCGATTCAACGCCGTCTTTGATCAGGGTCAGTGGGATAATGGCCGCCTGAAGGGCAGTGGAGATCAGCCCCAGTCCCAGCGTCATATAGATCGTCTGCATCTCGAATGGTGGACGTTCCCAGGAGATCCGCTCTGGCCCTGGCCTGAGGTTGCACTAATTTCGGCTTCGCCTTGGCCAACGAACTTATTCCAATTGCTGCGCTTTTTCTCCACATTTTACCATATTTTTGTACGCATTTTGAGTGTAATTGAGCACTGTTTGTATTTACCTTTGTTCGGTTTGGTTAGGCGCTTGTCTTGGCACATGGCCAATAAGCCCAAACCCAACTTTGAGACGTGCCCTGAGCACTCGCTGCGCTTTGGTTTTGAGCTGTTTCAGCTGTTTGAGTTACTTATTTGCATTTATTTGTCAATTTTCTGTTATATTATTCTTCGACTGGCCCCGAAAACGATGTGTATTGCCAATATCGACTGGGTTATCGTGCAGTGAAAGTGTTATATTCCCTGAAAAGAGATGAGAAGGGTTCACACTCACTGCTTATATACAACATGTTTGCGAAGAGAAAAAATGTCATTTTATAGGGGTCCAAGAAATACTTAAGCATTTTAGATGTAAGGATAAGTAAACATAAATAATGTGTGTCAGCATTGTTTATTCAGCAAGTCTTCTTCCAAAGGGTTTTCGTACAAAGGTAATATTCAGGATTAATaaaagtcataaaaaatgTGATCTAAAATTAACACAAAATTTATCAGaaactatttatttacaaTAGTTAAGCGATATTTTAattgtgtaaaattaaaagtaGGGTATAAGTCGGGGTCGATGTGAAGGGCACTTCACCTGTTACTGAAGACCAAAGAAAATGTTAAGGTAATGTTAGTTTAAGCTCCAAAAATTCGGATCATCTTTTTCAACCAGTCTGGCAACACCAACAATAAACGGAATGGTCATACAAAAACCGTTGGCAACATTTAAAAAGTCACAATTTTGcttttttggaattttttatttatatatttattctcAGGTTAAAAGGCAATTGAAATATTTGCTCAAATAGTTCTCAGACTCCACTTTTTTTCTACCCATCTTCTTAGCTTTAGACTTTTTCCAAAACCTATTACCAAAACAAACCCAAAGTCATtgataatttattaatttatttagatTGAATTTCATTAAATAGTTAAGGACATTGATATAATGTTGTGTCGCaattatcattattatttgtgtgtgtgtgtatttaGTGCTTGAAGTAAGCGGAGTCTCTAACATACGTAGAATGACAAAATATCGAAACGAAAATAATATAAACTAAACAATTAAATTGCTAGGACTTGTgtctgtgtgcgtgtgtgttgtttttgttgctgtttaATAAACATACAATACATATCAAACATAAATCGAGTGTGGTTTTTAATACAATAGAACTGTTTAGAACTGAAACCCGCGGTTAGGAAACTTTCATCGCATTCGGCTCGGTCGTCGCTTGgttaaaactta is from Drosophila suzukii chromosome 3, CBGP_Dsuzu_IsoJpt1.0, whole genome shotgun sequence and encodes:
- the LOC108014037 gene encoding uncharacterized protein; protein product: MQTIYMTLGLGLISTALQAAIIPLTLIKDGVESNQALPMDTEKFGYLEFKPNGSLILRRAPNQSGSNLQNLLMLRGILQALKLNPSKIAETNGETRFEFKIYGDGVEHKFPPILENIIQRIQTYFSVYRYTDTSKPLQRIEPTTSEPSEDSTDVTTLRTEDKEELIVVGEQDAYITVGDDTD
- the LOC108006848 gene encoding zinc finger protein 853; this translates as MFLLAAFCLALTAMGGQARPLEPTAQHIVIVTPQAQVHLEPALRYVHGLSPLARVSSPHHHEETIVYVPAGSTAQVVPVVDAVGSGRAGGAPETKQWENTGEIANQIQQVSQQGVEIVSGQLSEAAASAASAGAGFFPSLFPPSGSKKEEQQLLQSLKGDKIELIETPANTQPLIATEARHFYSIPQVYHTPVVDVVHGPLYTWPISAIRARSIQQEPEAELTAAEPALKQTLKAEPEPQALLKEQPLLKEQSLLKEQPQPLLKEQPLEKVSSEQKPIIPDASEQKAEFAGRLLESNAIKQELKGAEIAKEQLKEDCEAAKIQQQEELIKTIQAEPLIKTIQPEPLTKTLPAEAIQAIELQQQPKQQEIQQIIPAQNAEIIADAIVPQA